Proteins encoded by one window of Thermovirga sp.:
- a CDS encoding ornithine cyclodeaminase family protein encodes IGWLESAGIKFIGGWEDNPKKGLPYISGMILLVDPRDGRFLSVMDGTLVTALRTGAQTAVALKYLVSEPQNPVIALYGAGAQGRTQAEAIATAFKVKEFRVFDIKKEASKIFAEEMTAKLGVPIRVMDRPEDAVKGAHAVVSVTHARNKFIRNDMIGEGVTVCPLGSFRECEDELILSVDKIIVDHVGQTLHRGALKDVSESGRLGEEDLYGTIGEVVAGKKKGRENPEERILCIPIGTGAMDVTVATLAYLKALEKGVGREFPFI; translated from the coding sequence ATCGGTTGGCTTGAGTCAGCAGGGATCAAGTTTATAGGGGGATGGGAAGATAATCCGAAGAAGGGATTGCCCTACATAAGCGGGATGATCCTCCTCGTTGACCCCAGGGATGGTAGATTCCTGTCCGTCATGGATGGAACCCTCGTGACGGCTCTCAGGACAGGGGCCCAGACAGCGGTTGCCCTGAAATACCTGGTATCAGAACCCCAAAACCCTGTAATAGCTCTTTATGGAGCCGGAGCCCAGGGACGGACCCAGGCTGAAGCCATTGCCACCGCTTTCAAGGTAAAGGAGTTCCGGGTTTTTGATATTAAGAAAGAAGCTTCTAAGATCTTTGCAGAAGAAATGACCGCCAAACTTGGGGTGCCTATAAGGGTAATGGACAGGCCGGAAGACGCCGTCAAGGGAGCCCACGCGGTTGTGTCGGTAACCCACGCCCGGAACAAGTTCATCAGGAACGACATGATAGGTGAAGGTGTCACCGTCTGTCCCTTGGGTTCCTTCAGAGAGTGTGAGGATGAACTGATCCTTTCAGTGGACAAGATCATCGTGGATCATGTCGGGCAGACTTTGCACAGGGGAGCGCTCAAGGATGTCAGCGAATCAGGTCGTCTCGGGGAAGAGGACCTGTACGGGACCATAGGGGAAGTCGTTGCAGGAAAGAAGAAGGGCAGAGAAAACCCGGAGGAAAGGATCCTCTGCATTCCCATAGGTACAGGGGCGATGGATGTTACCGTTGCTACTCTGGCTTACCTAAAAGCTCTTGAAAAAGGCGTGGGAAGGGAATTTCCCTTTATCTAG